One part of the Sphingopyxis sp. PAMC25046 genome encodes these proteins:
- a CDS encoding multidrug efflux RND transporter permease subunit, giving the protein MRLSRFFIDRPIFAAVLAVIITIVGAVAYIGLPVSQYPDIVPPTVTVTANYPGASAETVADTVAAPIEQEINGVDNMLYMSSQSTGDGNVTITVTFKIGTDLDAAQVLVQNRVAIATPRLPETVQRLGVVTRKTSPDFLMVVNLVSPDKSLDRAYISNYALTQLRDRLSRIDGVGDVRLFGNRDYAMRVWIDPGRAAALDLTAGEIVAALRRENVQVAAGTLGQPPYANGSDFQLNVETQGRLSDPKDFANIVIRSDAEGRQVRVSDVARVELGASDYNSNTYLSGDPTVIMAVFQRPGSNALAAAEAVEAEMAASSKNFPKGLEYRVIYNPTEFIAQSIDAVMDTLLEAVVLVVIVILVFLQKWRAAIIPVLAIPVSLIGTFAVLAAVGYSLNNLSLFGLVLAIGIVVDDAIVVVENVERNLEKGMSALEAARTSMDEVSAALVAIVLVLCAVFVPTLFLTGLSGAFYQQFAVTISTATIISLILSLTLSPALAAILLRGHSAPVNEGRGMQMLRRAGDAFNRAFERMSDGYARLTGRLVRAPRKMMVSYAGLIAATAALFWATPTGFIPAQDQGYFLVVAKLPSGASVERTDEVLQKVARRVLPVDGVLGSVMLAGFDGPSQTLAPNSAAAYFPLKSFEERKKLGVKFEDIMAEAQKRTADITEAQIVIIPPPLIQGIGSAGGYRMIVQDRGGHGYAALANEVNNLIGKANQTPGLANVFTFFDPTNPRVFADIDRAKANALGVPPERVFEALQVYLGSAFVNDFNLLGRTYRVTAQADAPFRQSVSDIANLRTRSDSGAMVPIGSVANFEDRTGPYRVTRYNLFPAVEIDGDTAPGSSSGASLTTMEKLASESLPAGYGTEWTGIAFQQKAAANTAGIVFALAVLFVFLVLAAQYESLVLPLAIILIVPMCLLAAMIGVNLRGMDNNVLTQIGLVVLIALAAKNAILIVEFAKQAEEQDGLSPIDAAVRAARDRLRPILMTSFAFILGAVPLLIASGAGAELRQALGTAVFFGMLGVTAFGLIFTPTFYVVCRALGDWFAARRKRGDDDHGAALPVPAE; this is encoded by the coding sequence ATGCGCCTATCACGCTTCTTCATCGACCGGCCGATCTTCGCCGCCGTGCTCGCCGTCATCATCACCATCGTCGGTGCGGTCGCCTATATCGGGCTGCCCGTGTCGCAATATCCCGATATCGTCCCGCCCACGGTGACGGTGACCGCCAACTACCCCGGCGCGTCGGCCGAAACCGTCGCCGACACGGTGGCGGCGCCGATCGAGCAGGAAATCAACGGCGTCGACAATATGCTTTATATGAGCAGCCAGTCGACCGGCGACGGCAATGTCACGATCACCGTCACCTTCAAGATCGGTACCGACCTCGACGCCGCGCAGGTGCTCGTGCAGAACCGCGTCGCGATCGCGACCCCGCGCCTGCCCGAAACCGTGCAGCGTTTGGGCGTTGTGACGCGCAAGACATCGCCCGACTTTCTGATGGTCGTGAACCTCGTCTCGCCCGACAAGTCGCTCGATCGCGCCTATATCTCCAACTATGCGCTGACCCAGCTCCGCGATCGATTGAGCCGCATCGACGGTGTCGGCGACGTGCGGCTCTTCGGCAACCGCGACTATGCAATGCGCGTATGGATCGATCCCGGCCGTGCAGCCGCGCTCGACCTGACCGCGGGTGAGATCGTCGCCGCGCTCCGCCGCGAGAATGTGCAGGTTGCGGCAGGCACGCTCGGCCAGCCGCCCTATGCGAACGGGAGCGATTTCCAGCTCAACGTCGAAACGCAGGGCCGCCTCTCCGATCCCAAGGATTTCGCCAATATCGTCATCCGCAGCGATGCCGAGGGGCGGCAGGTCCGCGTCTCGGACGTCGCGCGCGTCGAACTCGGTGCGTCGGATTACAACAGCAACACCTATCTCTCGGGCGACCCGACCGTCATCATGGCGGTGTTCCAGCGCCCCGGTTCGAACGCGCTCGCCGCCGCCGAAGCGGTCGAGGCCGAAATGGCGGCATCGTCGAAGAATTTCCCCAAGGGCCTCGAATATCGCGTCATCTACAACCCCACCGAATTCATCGCCCAGTCGATCGACGCGGTGATGGACACGTTGCTCGAAGCCGTCGTGCTCGTCGTGATCGTGATCCTCGTTTTCTTGCAGAAGTGGCGCGCGGCGATCATTCCGGTGCTCGCGATCCCGGTGTCGCTGATCGGAACCTTCGCGGTGCTTGCGGCGGTCGGCTACAGCCTCAACAATCTGTCGCTCTTCGGGCTGGTGCTCGCGATCGGCATCGTCGTCGACGACGCGATCGTCGTCGTCGAAAATGTCGAGCGCAACCTCGAAAAGGGCATGTCCGCGCTCGAAGCCGCGCGCACTTCGATGGACGAGGTGTCGGCTGCCCTTGTCGCGATCGTGCTCGTGCTCTGTGCGGTGTTCGTGCCGACCTTATTCCTCACCGGCCTGTCGGGTGCCTTCTACCAGCAGTTCGCGGTGACGATCTCGACCGCGACGATCATCTCGCTGATCCTCTCGCTCACCCTGTCGCCCGCGCTCGCGGCGATCCTGCTGCGCGGCCATTCGGCGCCGGTGAACGAGGGCAGGGGCATGCAGATGCTCCGTCGCGCGGGCGACGCGTTCAACCGCGCCTTCGAACGGATGAGCGACGGCTATGCACGGCTGACCGGCCGGCTGGTACGCGCGCCGAGGAAGATGATGGTCTCCTACGCGGGCCTTATCGCTGCTACCGCGGCACTGTTCTGGGCGACGCCGACGGGCTTCATCCCGGCGCAGGACCAAGGCTATTTCCTCGTCGTTGCCAAGCTGCCCTCGGGCGCTTCGGTCGAACGCACCGACGAAGTGCTGCAAAAGGTCGCGCGGCGCGTGCTGCCCGTTGACGGCGTGCTCGGATCGGTGATGCTTGCGGGCTTCGACGGTCCATCGCAGACGCTCGCGCCCAACTCGGCCGCCGCCTACTTCCCGCTCAAATCCTTCGAGGAGCGCAAGAAACTCGGCGTCAAGTTCGAGGACATCATGGCCGAGGCGCAGAAGCGGACCGCCGACATCACCGAAGCGCAGATCGTGATCATCCCGCCGCCGCTGATCCAGGGGATCGGCTCGGCAGGTGGTTACCGGATGATCGTGCAGGATCGCGGCGGCCACGGCTATGCGGCGCTCGCGAACGAGGTGAACAATCTGATCGGCAAGGCGAACCAGACCCCCGGCCTTGCGAACGTCTTCACCTTCTTCGACCCGACCAATCCGCGCGTTTTCGCCGACATCGACCGGGCGAAGGCGAATGCGCTCGGCGTCCCGCCCGAGCGGGTGTTCGAGGCGCTGCAGGTCTATCTGGGCTCGGCGTTCGTGAACGACTTCAATTTGCTCGGTCGCACCTACCGCGTCACCGCGCAGGCCGATGCGCCATTCCGCCAGAGCGTCTCCGACATTGCCAATCTGCGCACGCGGTCGGATTCGGGTGCGATGGTGCCGATCGGGTCGGTCGCGAACTTCGAAGACCGCACGGGCCCCTACCGCGTCACGCGCTACAACCTCTTCCCAGCGGTCGAGATCGACGGCGACACCGCCCCCGGTTCGTCGTCGGGCGCGTCGCTGACGACGATGGAAAAGCTCGCATCCGAATCGCTGCCGGCGGGTTACGGCACCGAATGGACGGGCATCGCTTTCCAGCAAAAGGCGGCCGCGAACACCGCAGGGATCGTCTTCGCGCTCGCGGTGCTGTTCGTCTTCCTCGTGCTCGCGGCGCAATATGAAAGCCTCGTGCTGCCATTGGCGATCATCCTGATCGTGCCGATGTGTCTGCTCGCGGCCATGATCGGGGTGAATTTGCGCGGCATGGACAATAATGTCCTGACGCAGATCGGGCTCGTCGTGCTCATCGCGCTCGCGGCGAAAAATGCGATCCTGATCGTCGAATTCGCGAAACAGGCCGAGGAGCAGGATGGGCTGTCGCCGATCGACGCCGCAGTGCGCGCCGCGCGCGACCGCCTGCGCCCGATCCTGATGACGAGCTTTGCCTTCATCCTCGGCGCGGTGCCTCTGCTCATCGCGAGCGGGGCGGGCGCGGAACTGCGCCAGGCGCTCGGCACTGCGGTATTCTTCGGGATGCTCGGGGTGACGGCGTTCGGGCTTATCTTCACGCCGACCTTCTACGTCGTCTGCCGCGCGCTCGGCGACTGGTTCGCCGCGCGGCGCAAGCGCGGAGATGACGACCATGGCGCGGCGCTGCCCGTGCCCGCGGAATAA
- a CDS encoding TolC family outer membrane protein: protein MTDTDKKPSLRRAHWLAGLAAGALLLPVGAHAETLQGALAKAYENNPTLTAARAGQRANDENVPIEKSYGLPDIGTQASYDENLIVPGNSFNAPARSLSAGAQLTVPLYQGGAVRNAVRAAKYRVEAGQADLRATEASVFSQVVGAYMDVIRDQAIVQLNQKNVSVLRTNLQATSDRFEIGDLTRTDVAQSEARLALAEGDLRTSEANLIASREGYIRLVGEAPADLQAPPQLPNLPGTAEEAVAIALNSNPDIESANERVNASKADIGTAKSSRAPKVSAILNGGYNNYLGSLNSGVPGVSVTQETSSAAAGVQVTLPIFTGGRRSAQVRQAQSRSSQAIEQYIEVERGVIAQTRGAYAAWQANERIIAATQQAVGANALSLEGVRAENSVGTRSILDILNAEQEYLNTQVQLVSAQRNSYVAAFSVLAAMGKAEARDLGLEGGALYDPEVNYKRVKGELWDWADDPAPQQVANDTRAVPAANAGVPEGPPSLSPQ, encoded by the coding sequence ATGACCGATACCGATAAGAAACCATCCCTTCGTCGTGCCCACTGGCTTGCCGGCCTTGCCGCGGGCGCTTTGCTGCTGCCTGTGGGTGCGCATGCGGAAACATTGCAGGGGGCGCTCGCCAAGGCCTATGAAAACAACCCGACCTTGACCGCGGCGCGCGCCGGCCAGCGCGCGAACGACGAAAATGTCCCGATCGAAAAGAGCTACGGCCTTCCCGACATCGGCACGCAGGCGAGCTACGACGAAAACCTCATCGTTCCCGGCAACAGCTTCAACGCGCCCGCGCGGTCGCTGTCCGCGGGGGCGCAGCTGACGGTTCCACTCTATCAGGGCGGCGCAGTGCGCAACGCGGTGCGCGCCGCGAAATATCGCGTCGAGGCGGGGCAGGCCGACCTGCGCGCGACCGAGGCGAGCGTCTTCTCGCAAGTTGTCGGCGCCTATATGGATGTCATCCGCGATCAGGCGATCGTCCAGCTGAACCAGAAGAATGTCTCGGTGCTGCGCACCAATTTGCAGGCGACGAGCGACCGGTTCGAGATCGGCGACCTGACGCGCACCGATGTCGCCCAGTCCGAAGCGCGGCTCGCGCTGGCGGAAGGCGACCTGCGCACCTCCGAAGCCAATCTGATCGCCAGTCGCGAGGGCTATATCCGCCTCGTCGGCGAGGCGCCGGCCGACCTGCAGGCGCCGCCGCAGCTCCCGAATCTGCCCGGCACCGCCGAGGAGGCGGTCGCGATCGCGCTGAACAGCAACCCCGACATCGAATCGGCGAACGAACGGGTCAACGCGTCGAAAGCCGACATCGGCACCGCCAAGTCGAGCCGTGCGCCCAAGGTCTCGGCGATCCTCAACGGCGGCTACAATAATTACCTCGGATCGTTGAACAGCGGTGTTCCCGGGGTCAGCGTTACGCAGGAAACGTCAAGCGCCGCGGCCGGGGTGCAAGTCACGCTGCCGATCTTCACTGGCGGCCGCCGTTCGGCGCAGGTGCGCCAGGCGCAATCGCGCAGCAGCCAGGCGATCGAGCAATATATCGAGGTCGAACGCGGCGTGATCGCGCAGACGCGCGGCGCCTATGCCGCGTGGCAGGCGAACGAGCGCATCATCGCCGCGACGCAGCAGGCGGTCGGCGCGAACGCGCTCTCGCTCGAGGGCGTGCGCGCCGAAAACAGCGTCGGCACGCGGTCGATCCTCGACATATTGAACGCCGAACAGGAATATCTGAACACCCAGGTCCAGCTCGTCTCGGCGCAGCGCAACTCCTATGTCGCCGCTTTCTCGGTGCTCGCGGCGATGGGCAAGGCCGAGGCGCGCGACCTGGGGCTCGAGGGCGGCGCGCTCTATGATCCCGAGGTCAACTACAAGCGCGTGAAGGGCGAGCTATGGGACTGGGCCGACGACCCGGCGCCGCAACAGGTCGCGAACGACACGCGCGCGGTTCCGGCCGCCAATGCCGGCGTTCCCGAAGGCCCGCCGTCGCTCTCGCCACAATAA
- a CDS encoding DUF2497 domain-containing protein, with protein sequence MEDILSSIRRVIARDETPGTVREARVPEADDILDLQEQEDRAAEEASEAEELVSEASADAARQSLEALTAAVAPAAAAAPVAAPPAAAGRTMEDVVLDALRPMLKDWLDANLPPLVEAMVAKEISRITGRKF encoded by the coding sequence ATGGAAGATATCTTGTCGTCGATTCGGCGCGTGATCGCTCGCGACGAAACGCCGGGTACTGTGCGCGAGGCGCGTGTCCCCGAAGCCGATGATATTCTCGACCTTCAGGAGCAGGAAGATCGCGCCGCCGAGGAAGCATCCGAGGCCGAGGAGCTGGTCTCCGAAGCGAGCGCCGATGCCGCGCGCCAGTCGCTCGAAGCTTTGACCGCCGCGGTCGCGCCGGCCGCTGCTGCCGCACCCGTCGCCGCGCCGCCCGCAGCCGCCGGCCGCACGATGGAAGACGTCGTCCTCGACGCGCTGCGCCCGATGCTCAAGGACTGGCTCGACGCCAACCTGCCCCCGCTCGTCGAAGCGATGGTCGCTAAGGAAATCAGCCGGATTACCGGCCGCAAATTCTAG
- a CDS encoding TetR/AcrR family transcriptional regulator → MEIETAPASAPHKGRPREFCVDAALAAALRVFWSKGYEGASMADLTEAMGITKPSLYAAFGNKEALFNKALDLYEREKADYMHAALDAPTARGVAERLMYGALDMYTCPENPNGCLGVITSVACGAEAECIREAVLERGAAAKRAMLERFARAKEEGDFPPDTDAEGLAAFLTAVNQGMSVQAGAGATRAELERLVETSLKLWPGR, encoded by the coding sequence ATGGAAATCGAAACCGCCCCAGCCTCCGCCCCGCACAAGGGCCGTCCGCGCGAATTTTGCGTCGATGCGGCGCTCGCGGCGGCGCTGCGCGTCTTCTGGTCGAAGGGCTATGAAGGCGCGTCGATGGCCGATCTGACCGAGGCGATGGGGATTACCAAGCCCAGCCTTTATGCCGCCTTCGGCAACAAGGAGGCGCTCTTCAATAAGGCACTCGATCTTTATGAGCGCGAAAAGGCTGACTATATGCACGCCGCGCTCGATGCGCCGACCGCGCGCGGCGTCGCCGAACGGCTGATGTACGGCGCGCTCGACATGTATACCTGTCCCGAGAATCCGAACGGCTGTCTTGGCGTGATCACCTCGGTCGCGTGCGGCGCGGAGGCGGAGTGCATCCGCGAGGCGGTGCTCGAACGCGGCGCCGCGGCGAAGCGCGCGATGCTCGAACGCTTCGCGCGGGCGAAGGAAGAGGGCGACTTTCCGCCCGACACCGACGCCGAAGGGCTTGCCGCCTTTCTGACCGCGGTCAATCAGGGCATGTCGGTGCAGGCGGGCGCGGGGGCGACGCGTGCCGAGCTCGAACGGCTGGTCGAAACCAGCCTGAAGCTGTGGCCGGGGCGTTAG
- a CDS encoding OsmC family protein produces MAHGIARIGKDHYRTEIEVGGHALVGDEGPGLGGKNLGPAPYDFLLAGLGACTAITLRMYADRKDWPLESVEVGLKLANKGGLRIDRVLRIAGLDEEQKARLADIAERTPVTLTLKAGLPIDTSLA; encoded by the coding sequence ATGGCCCATGGAATCGCTCGCATCGGCAAGGATCATTATCGCACCGAGATCGAGGTCGGCGGCCACGCGCTGGTCGGCGACGAGGGGCCGGGACTTGGCGGGAAGAACCTGGGACCCGCGCCCTATGATTTCCTGCTTGCCGGGCTCGGCGCCTGCACCGCGATCACGCTGCGCATGTATGCCGACCGCAAGGACTGGCCGCTCGAATCGGTCGAGGTCGGGTTGAAGCTCGCCAATAAAGGCGGGCTGCGCATCGACCGGGTGCTGAGGATCGCCGGGCTCGACGAGGAGCAGAAGGCGCGGCTCGCCGACATTGCCGAACGGACGCCGGTCACGCTGACGCTGAAGGCCGGGCTGCCGATCGACACAAGCCTCGCCTGA
- the parC gene encoding DNA topoisomerase IV subunit A translates to MASTTDDLPPSEPGDSIDTPFDSALSERYLVYALSTITARSLPDLRDGLKPVHRRLLWAMRAMRLDPSQGYKKSARVVGDVIGKFHPHGDTAVYDAMVRLAQDFSLRYPLVDGQGNFGNIDGDNAAAYRYTEARLTRVAIDLMQGLDEGTVDFRPTYNGEDEEPEIMPGLFPNLLANGASGIAVGMATNIPPHNAAEVIGAALLLIENQNAELSELLEHVRGPDFPTGGIVVDSAETIAHAYETGRGGFRVRARFSIGKTAGGDWEESGIEKLSGGTWQLVISEIPYGVAKGKLIEQIAQLIADKKLPILEDVRDESAEDLRIVLEPKSRNVDPEVLKESLFRLTDLESRFALNLNVLDATRTPKVMGLKQLLTEWLQHQIIVLVRRAQHRIAKIDDRLELVAGYIIAFLNLDRIIEIIRTEDEPKPVMIEEFILTDRQAEAILNMRLRSLRKLEEMELKREQADLTAEREELAKLVESPARQKTRLRKDLEKLRDVYGLETLLGARRTTIAEAAPTREIPLDAMIEKEPVTVILSKRGWIRAQRGHVALDQWSEFKFKEGDELLFAAHAQTTDKLLIAASDGRFFTVGADKLPGGRGFGEPLRLMVDIDPEARIVALIPASADGRLLLASTSGHGFVAQMSEVVAETRKGRNVVNLKPNASLAVVRSIGTQDDSVAAVGENRKLVVFPLAEVPVMARGQGVMLQRYRDGGLSDVVSFAFAEGLSWAMGGDTGRTRTETDLAPWRVARGAAGRMPPTGFPRNNRFG, encoded by the coding sequence ATGGCCAGCACGACAGACGACCTCCCCCCTTCAGAGCCCGGTGACAGCATTGATACCCCGTTCGACAGCGCGCTGTCCGAACGCTATCTTGTCTATGCACTTTCGACGATCACCGCGCGTTCGCTTCCGGATTTGCGCGACGGGCTGAAGCCCGTCCACCGCCGCCTGCTCTGGGCGATGCGCGCGATGCGGCTCGATCCGTCGCAGGGTTACAAGAAGTCGGCGCGCGTGGTCGGCGACGTCATCGGTAAATTCCACCCGCACGGCGATACGGCGGTTTACGACGCGATGGTCCGTCTCGCGCAGGATTTCTCGCTTCGCTATCCGCTCGTCGATGGTCAGGGCAATTTCGGAAATATCGATGGCGATAACGCCGCGGCATACCGCTATACCGAGGCACGGCTGACGCGCGTCGCGATCGACCTGATGCAAGGGCTCGACGAAGGCACGGTCGATTTCCGTCCGACCTATAATGGCGAGGACGAAGAACCCGAAATCATGCCGGGCCTCTTCCCGAACCTTCTCGCCAATGGCGCGAGCGGGATCGCGGTCGGTATGGCGACGAACATTCCGCCGCACAATGCCGCCGAGGTGATCGGCGCCGCGCTGTTGCTGATCGAGAATCAGAATGCCGAGCTTTCCGAGCTGCTCGAACATGTGAGAGGCCCCGACTTCCCGACCGGCGGCATCGTCGTCGACAGCGCCGAGACGATCGCCCACGCCTATGAAACCGGACGCGGCGGCTTTCGCGTCCGGGCGCGTTTCTCGATCGGCAAGACTGCCGGCGGCGACTGGGAAGAGAGCGGCATCGAGAAATTGTCGGGCGGCACCTGGCAGCTCGTCATCAGCGAAATCCCCTATGGCGTCGCCAAGGGCAAGCTGATCGAGCAGATCGCGCAGCTGATCGCCGACAAGAAGCTCCCTATCCTCGAGGATGTTCGCGACGAAAGCGCCGAGGATCTGCGCATCGTCCTCGAACCCAAGAGCCGCAACGTCGACCCCGAGGTGCTGAAGGAGAGCCTGTTCCGGCTGACCGACCTCGAAAGCCGTTTCGCGCTCAATCTGAATGTCCTCGACGCGACGCGCACGCCCAAGGTTATGGGGCTGAAACAGCTGCTCACCGAATGGCTGCAGCATCAGATCATCGTCCTCGTCCGCCGTGCGCAGCACCGGATCGCCAAGATCGACGACCGCCTCGAGCTCGTCGCGGGTTACATCATTGCCTTCCTCAACCTCGACCGGATCATCGAGATCATCCGCACCGAGGATGAGCCCAAGCCGGTGATGATCGAAGAGTTCATTCTCACCGACCGGCAGGCCGAAGCGATCCTTAACATGCGTCTGCGCAGCTTGCGCAAGCTCGAGGAAATGGAGCTGAAGCGCGAGCAGGCCGACCTGACCGCCGAACGCGAGGAACTCGCGAAGCTGGTCGAGAGCCCGGCGCGGCAGAAGACGCGGCTGCGCAAGGACCTCGAAAAGCTGCGCGACGTCTATGGGCTCGAGACCCTGCTCGGCGCGCGGCGCACGACGATCGCCGAAGCCGCGCCAACGCGCGAAATCCCGCTCGACGCGATGATCGAGAAGGAACCGGTGACGGTCATCCTGTCGAAACGCGGCTGGATTCGCGCCCAGCGCGGTCATGTCGCGCTCGACCAGTGGAGCGAGTTCAAGTTCAAGGAAGGCGACGAGCTGCTCTTCGCCGCGCACGCGCAGACCACCGACAAGCTGCTGATCGCCGCGAGCGACGGGCGTTTCTTCACCGTCGGCGCTGACAAATTGCCCGGCGGTCGAGGTTTCGGCGAGCCGCTGCGCCTGATGGTCGACATCGATCCCGAGGCGCGAATCGTCGCGCTTATCCCGGCGAGCGCCGACGGGCGCTTGCTGCTCGCCTCGACGAGCGGCCACGGTTTCGTCGCGCAGATGAGCGAAGTGGTCGCCGAGACGCGCAAGGGACGCAACGTCGTCAATCTGAAGCCCAATGCGTCACTCGCCGTCGTCCGCTCGATCGGCACGCAGGACGACAGTGTCGCGGCGGTCGGCGAGAACCGCAAGCTCGTCGTCTTTCCGCTTGCCGAGGTGCCGGTAATGGCGCGCGGCCAGGGCGTGATGCTGCAGCGCTATCGCGACGGCGGCCTCTCCGACGTGGTCAGCTTCGCCTTTGCCGAGGGTTTGAGCTGGGCGATGGGCGGCGACACCGGCCGGACGCGGACCGAAACCGACCTCGCGCCCTGGCGCGTCGCGCGCGGCGCGGCGGGCCGGATGCCGCCGACCGGTTTCCCGCGGAACAATCGCTTCGGCTGA
- a CDS encoding efflux RND transporter periplasmic adaptor subunit, with protein sequence MTVHTPIEKLDPADAKVRRELKTLLHPGRGRRAAWIGAFLVLIVGAWWLLRDGAPPAAAAPAPVLTVAAPIARDVTLWDEYIGRFEASKAVEVRPRVSGAITAIHFTDGQIVRKGQPLFTIDPRPYRAALAEARASAASARSDLALARLELDRASRLVDIEAVSQSEIDRLRARVNAANAALAGADARIAARALDVEFTTVRAPLSGRISDRQIDAGNLVSAGDAGGTLLTTINALDPIYFTFQGSEALFLKTKREGGQKGADVEVRLQDENDYRWKGRIDFTDNGLDPRSGTIRARGRFDNPEMFLTPGMFGNMRLSTGQTARALLVPAAAVQTDQARKIVYVVGKDGMVAAKPVEIGPEVDGLRVIRSGLTPADQVVINGYQFARPGTKAVTKVGKIAADAPDKAAAGPNEPVSAQATFAK encoded by the coding sequence ATGACCGTCCACACACCGATCGAAAAGCTCGACCCCGCCGATGCGAAGGTCCGCCGCGAACTCAAGACCCTGCTCCATCCCGGACGCGGCCGCCGCGCCGCGTGGATCGGCGCTTTCCTCGTGCTGATCGTCGGTGCTTGGTGGCTGCTTCGCGACGGCGCGCCGCCGGCGGCCGCCGCGCCCGCGCCGGTGCTCACGGTCGCCGCACCCATCGCGCGCGACGTGACCCTTTGGGATGAATATATCGGTCGCTTCGAAGCGTCGAAGGCGGTCGAAGTGCGCCCGCGCGTCTCGGGTGCGATCACCGCGATCCACTTCACCGACGGCCAGATCGTGCGCAAGGGCCAGCCGCTCTTCACCATCGATCCGCGTCCCTATCGCGCCGCGCTCGCCGAAGCGCGCGCGTCGGCGGCGAGCGCGCGAAGCGATCTTGCGCTCGCAAGGCTCGAACTCGACCGCGCCAGCCGCCTCGTCGACATCGAGGCGGTGTCGCAAAGCGAGATCGACCGCCTGCGCGCCCGCGTCAATGCGGCCAATGCGGCGCTCGCGGGTGCCGACGCCCGTATCGCGGCGCGCGCGCTCGACGTCGAATTCACCACCGTCCGCGCTCCCTTGAGCGGCCGCATTTCGGACCGCCAGATCGACGCGGGCAACCTCGTGTCGGCGGGCGATGCCGGCGGCACCTTGCTCACGACGATCAATGCGCTCGATCCGATCTATTTCACCTTCCAGGGGTCGGAGGCGCTGTTCCTCAAGACCAAGCGCGAGGGCGGACAGAAAGGCGCCGACGTCGAGGTCCGGCTGCAGGACGAAAATGATTATCGCTGGAAGGGCCGGATCGACTTCACCGACAATGGCCTCGATCCGCGGTCGGGCACGATCCGTGCGCGCGGCCGCTTCGACAATCCAGAGATGTTCCTGACCCCCGGCATGTTCGGAAACATGCGGCTGTCGACGGGCCAGACGGCGCGCGCGCTGCTCGTTCCGGCCGCCGCGGTGCAGACCGATCAGGCGCGCAAGATCGTCTATGTCGTCGGCAAGGACGGCATGGTCGCGGCGAAGCCGGTCGAGATCGGGCCCGAAGTCGATGGCCTGCGTGTCATTCGTTCGGGCCTGACACCGGCCGACCAGGTCGTCATCAACGGCTATCAGTTCGCACGTCCGGGCACCAAGGCGGTGACCAAGGTGGGCAAGATCGCCGCCGACGCGCCCGACAAGGCGGCGGCAGGCCCCAACGAGCCAGTGTCGGCGCAGGCGACCTTCGCGAAGTGA
- a CDS encoding protein-L-isoaspartate O-methyltransferase, with protein MATKFSEITAAEMRSAMIDSQLRTNDVIDPAVIGAMAVVPREAHVPAALAGVAYMDRAIGLANGRALNAPLVAGRMLVAAAVRPGMRVLLVGSATGYTAALLARLGAEVHAVEEDAELMATAQAATADANIHWIQGPLAAGAPDAAPFDRIIVEGAIETMPAALVAQLAEGGRLVAARREGAVTRLVEGVKVGDAVALRSFADMDVASLPGFASPAGFQF; from the coding sequence ATGGCGACGAAGTTTAGCGAAATCACGGCGGCGGAGATGCGCTCCGCCATGATCGACAGCCAGCTCAGGACGAACGATGTCATCGATCCCGCGGTGATCGGCGCGATGGCCGTCGTGCCGCGCGAGGCGCATGTGCCCGCCGCGCTCGCCGGCGTGGCCTATATGGACCGCGCGATCGGGCTCGCGAACGGCCGCGCGCTGAACGCACCGCTCGTCGCTGGCCGTATGCTCGTCGCCGCGGCGGTGCGCCCGGGCATGCGCGTCCTGCTCGTCGGCAGCGCGACCGGCTACACCGCCGCGCTGCTCGCGCGGCTGGGTGCCGAGGTTCATGCGGTCGAGGAAGATGCGGAGTTGATGGCGACCGCACAGGCAGCGACCGCCGACGCCAATATCCATTGGATCCAGGGCCCGCTCGCTGCCGGCGCGCCCGATGCCGCCCCGTTCGACCGCATCATCGTCGAAGGCGCGATCGAAACGATGCCCGCCGCGCTCGTCGCGCAGCTCGCCGAAGGCGGCCGGCTCGTCGCTGCGCGCCGCGAAGGCGCGGTCACGCGGCTGGTCGAGGGCGTCAAGGTCGGCGACGCTGTCGCGCTGCGCAGCTTCGCCGACATGGATGTCGCGTCCTTGCCCGGTTTTGCCTCACCCGCGGGCTTTCAATTCTGA